The Methanoregula sp. UBA64 region TAGTGGAGCGGGAGGTTAGCCGCAGCCATGTTCGGGTGGCCGCCCGCATCGCCCATCTCCCCGAACGCTTCGGCAAGGGCGTTTCCGATATGCAGCCGGATGTCCCGGTTCCGGGCCGAGATCACGATCGAGGTATCCGTGATCCCGTACACGAGCGCCGTGTTCACGCCTTCGAGCGTGATTAAGAGATCGGCTGCCTGCGGGAGGGCGTCGCGGTTCATCACGTACCCGACATTCGAGAAGAGGTACCCGCTCTGGATCTTCCGGTTCTGGATCGCTTTACCTATCACGTCCAGCGTCTCCTGCGACATGGACGGGGACATGATCTTGTCGAGCAGGTCCGCATCCGTGAGCGGGAGCAAAAACGCCGCGTTCCCGAGATCCTGCGGGGTCAGGTTCCGCTTGAACTCCTTTGTGTCGGTCCTGATACCGTAGAGGAGTGCGGTCGCGACCCGTTTGTCGACCGGGATGCCGAGCTCCTGAAGATACTGGGTCATGATGCTTGCCGTAGCCCCGATCCCCGGCCGGATATCGGTAAACGTGCCCTGGGCCGGGAGATGGTTGCCGTCCTTATGGTGGTCGACGATGATATGGATCTTTGTCTGGGAAGGGACGTCGTTGTTCGCGCCCGGGCCCGGGCAGTCCACCATGGCAAGGTACGTGCATTTCTGGAGCGCATCTATCGTCAGGTGCTCCATCTTGATATCGAGGAGATTGACAAATGTCCGGTTCTCTTGGTGGCCGATGTTGCCTTCATAGAAGATCCGGGTGGTGAGCGTTTTTGAGTTCGCGTGCTGCGCAATCTCGGCAAGGGCCATGGCGCTTGCGATGGCGTCCGGGTCCGGGTTCTTGTGCGTGATGATTCCGAGGATCCCGTCCCAGCCGGCAAGGAGCGAGAAGAGTCTCTGCGAGACACGGCTCGCGTGCTGCTTTTTGACCTGGAAGACCGCGGTCCGGGCAACGACCTCCTGCGGGTAGATCACAAGGTCCGCACCGGCTGCCGTGAGTTTCTGGCCGGTCACCGGGTCGACTGCCCG contains the following coding sequences:
- a CDS encoding DHH family phosphoesterase — its product is MPDTAGIESALPIKYCIFGCGTNGYNIILELAKENERTLVVDRDESRVRHLRDQKYDAYIRDITASDMLVGLPAFEIAFVMAGDADANLAAVLTIKKRYPEVQVIARAVDPVTGQKLTAAGADLVIYPQEVVARTAVFQVKKQHASRVSQRLFSLLAGWDGILGIITHKNPDPDAIASAMALAEIAQHANSKTLTTRIFYEGNIGHQENRTFVNLLDIKMEHLTIDALQKCTYLAMVDCPGPGANNDVPSQTKIHIIVDHHKDGNHLPAQGTFTDIRPGIGATASIMTQYLQELGIPVDKRVATALLYGIRTDTKEFKRNLTPQDLGNAAFLLPLTDADLLDKIMSPSMSQETLDVIGKAIQNRKIQSGYLFSNVGYVMNRDALPQAADLLITLEGVNTALVYGITDTSIVISARNRDIRLHIGNALAEAFGEMGDAGGHPNMAAANLPLHYFGHVGDKAALLDITIEPILQKFKNLVGLENEDKKNAE